A window of the Cellvibrio sp. pealriver genome harbors these coding sequences:
- a CDS encoding phytanoyl-CoA dioxygenase family protein produces the protein MNARKLTQEQIDAYHRDGYVIVRGYYTPEEIKRLQDAAFNDDSLNERAWQKKDGTGKVSKVCLWQQTGDDFYSMFSRGRRLVDTAETLIGEPIYHTSTKIMMKEPFVGGAWEWHQDFGYWHRDNLMLYPKSLSCMVAINRATVENGCLQVLRGSHHLGRLDHSKTGDQKGADMLFVNEAMKYHELINVELEPGDTLFFHCNLLHKSNENRSSEPRWSMICAYNAITNQAFQENEAIYYPLYPVDDDAILNWKAA, from the coding sequence ATGAATGCAAGAAAACTGACTCAAGAACAGATTGATGCCTACCATCGCGATGGCTATGTGATTGTGCGTGGCTACTACACGCCAGAAGAAATCAAACGCTTACAGGATGCCGCCTTTAATGACGACTCTTTAAATGAGCGAGCCTGGCAGAAAAAAGATGGCACCGGAAAGGTGAGCAAGGTGTGCTTGTGGCAACAAACAGGCGATGATTTTTACAGTATGTTTTCCCGTGGTCGTCGTTTGGTGGATACCGCAGAAACCTTAATTGGTGAGCCGATTTATCACACCAGTACCAAAATTATGATGAAAGAACCCTTTGTGGGTGGTGCCTGGGAATGGCATCAGGATTTTGGTTACTGGCATCGCGATAACCTTATGCTGTATCCAAAATCCTTGAGTTGTATGGTGGCAATTAACCGTGCAACGGTAGAGAACGGCTGTCTACAAGTGTTGAGAGGATCGCATCATTTAGGGCGTTTGGATCACAGTAAAACCGGTGATCAAAAAGGTGCTGATATGTTGTTTGTGAACGAAGCAATGAAATATCACGAGCTGATCAATGTTGAATTGGAGCCGGGTGATACTTTGTTTTTCCATTGCAATTTGCTGCACAAATCCAATGAGAATCGGTCATCCGAACCGCGCTGGTCCATGATTTGTGCCTACAACGCCATCACCAATCAGGCGTTCCAGGAAAACGAAGCGATTTATTATCCTTTGTATCCCGTTGATGATGACGCCATTCTGAATTGGAAGGCTGCATAA
- a CDS encoding IclR family transcriptional regulator, with protein sequence MTTASNKYAVPALDKGLDILEYLVTQEMPKSQTEIAQGLGRNPNDIYRVLVGLEARGYLVRDELSGRYRLSLKLYNLSRSISPIDQMRQCALPYMEDLAVNIGQSCYLAMLYQSQTMIIVHARGHSPISLNMSEGSLFPTMTTTAGKVLLANSNPAVRDMILERDADYAKLSKNKRTALINELEPIKQNGYLAAPSPFIEGATDFAALIGRPEGKVIAALAISPLKSHWSTAIAQEELHTRVVTTANKIAQQLGDL encoded by the coding sequence TTGACTACTGCCAGCAATAAATACGCGGTTCCCGCTCTGGATAAAGGGCTGGATATATTGGAATACCTGGTGACTCAGGAGATGCCCAAATCTCAAACTGAGATCGCCCAAGGTTTGGGGCGCAACCCCAATGATATTTATCGGGTGCTGGTCGGCCTGGAGGCGCGGGGTTATTTGGTGAGAGATGAACTATCGGGGCGCTATCGGCTGTCGCTCAAGCTGTACAACCTATCGCGCAGTATTTCGCCTATCGATCAAATGCGCCAATGCGCGCTGCCCTATATGGAAGATCTGGCGGTCAACATTGGCCAATCCTGCTATTTGGCGATGCTCTACCAAAGCCAGACCATGATTATTGTGCACGCGCGCGGCCACAGTCCTATCTCGCTCAATATGAGTGAAGGCTCCCTATTCCCCACCATGACAACCACGGCAGGCAAGGTGTTACTTGCCAATAGCAACCCAGCCGTGCGCGATATGATTTTGGAGCGCGACGCCGACTACGCCAAACTCAGTAAAAATAAACGCACTGCCCTGATCAACGAATTGGAACCGATAAAACAAAATGGCTACCTCGCGGCACCAAGCCCTTTTATCGAAGGCGCCACCGATTTTGCCGCGCTCATTGGTAGACCAGAGGGTAAAGTGATTGCGGCATTGGCTATTTCGCCGCTCAAGTCGCACTGGAGCACCGCTATAGCACAGGAAGAACTGCACACACGGGTAGTGACCACTGCAAATAAAATTGCGCAGCAGCTAGGGGATTTGTAA